AACAAATTGTTCGACAGAACACGTTCGTATGGAATTTGAATTGTTTCACCTGTACAAATCGATGGTGCCGCCCATTAGTGAAATCAAGCACTATGGACATctataatcaaatcaaatggcACCGCTTAAAACACGAAATCTCTTGTCACGATTTACAAGGACAGAAAGTGTCATCTTTGCCCTACTTCCGCGCATTCGCCATCACTGCTTGCTCCTAGCAGACGAGCCAACGCAAAACAGGACGAGTCTCCTTATTTGCCTATTTAACTAGCACAACACCCAAAAGGCAACCTTCCACAATTCCCAGATGCCAATCCTTTCGAGCAGAGCAATGATGGCAGCCAAAGAGAACCGCATCATACTCCATTCCGATTCAACTCaaacaaaactttcaaaagaaacTTGTGATTGTGCGACATATCTAGCTTTCGGACATGAAGCACTAGCAAGGCCTTGAAGCAATTGCACAACGCCGCCAACATCATTCAGATAATATTTTGCCTTGCTTGGCTTCTGCCCCACTGTGCAGGCGAAAATTTCGGGAGCCACGGAAAGAGGGGCTCCAGAGACAGTGCTCAATATGCTCTCAAACATATCCTCATCAGATCTGTCATCACCAATGCACATTACGAAGTCCGGTGGCCCGGCGCCATTAACCATTGTCATCAAAACCTTCTCCGCAACCAATCCTTTACTTACTCCCTGCAAAAACAgcattttagagagagagagagagagagagagagagagagagagagagagagagagagagagaacaaatcAAATTCATACCTGAGGTTTGACCTCCACAATTTGCTGTCCCCTCTTAACAACTACAGGTTCATTAGCAAGCACACTCTCCAGATGACCCAACAATTCCTTGGCTTGGCATGATCCAAAATCGGGGTCTGCATCCTGATGGTGCCACACCAAAGCGCTCTCCTTGTACTCTATGCTTGACCCATCAGTTGCTTCTGTGTATGATTTCATTATAGGTTCCACGGTATTCTTCCAATCAAGATCAGCAGCCAATGAACTGGTTTCCCACTCAGCTTCATTGTTCCACCTGCAGCAGAAAAGGAGCCAAAACCCTAAATGATGGGGAAACTTTCATTGTAGCAAGAAATACATAAGATTCTGTTTTCCACATACCTTATAAAATACCCATGCTCAGCAGCTATTCCAAGCATCTTGCAAGAAGAAAGCCACTCACTTAATGATTTTCTCCCCCTCCCACTTATAATAAATACAGTGTTCTTTGGATCATTACAGAGAGTATTCAAAACAGAAAGGATTTCAGGGCCTGGCATTTTACTAATAGAAGCTTCAGGAACAACAGTGCCATCATAATCCAGAAATATAGCTCTTCTATTTGTCGTCCTATAAGAAGCGACTGCGTGATCAGTTAATAACCTTCTAAAGctgggagaaagagagagaactctGAATCCCAATCCCAGACCAAATGCCCAGCACCGCTTCTTGTAATGATCTTGGCATGCTCTCTCCAGATCTTGTGCGAAGCTGCGTGCCCAATATGCCACATCATGAGTACTGACATATTTGTAATGTTTCTCGTGTCTTAATTGCTTCTCAGAACTTCTCATGTTTATTGCTGAACTTAATGCATCAGCCACAGCATCAATGTCCCAAGGATTGACCCTGATTGCTCCACTAAGAGAAGGCGAGCAACCAATGAACTCAGAAACTACGAGCATGCTCGTGCGGGGAGTGTCCTTTGTTATGCCCAGTGCTTCCTCCATGCTTGGAGTTCCCTGCCTGCAGACAATATACTTGTAAGGAACTAAATTCATCCCATCCCTCACAGCATTCACTATGCAGCATTCTGCTACTGCGTAATAGGCACTCTTCTCGTAACGCGGAACAGGACGGTCAACTAAAACCACTGGCTCATAACCAGCGGCACCATAAGCTTCATTAATCCTTTTGGCAGTTAAATACATCTCCTTTTTTGCTTCTTGGACATCTTTGCCTAAA
The genomic region above belongs to Rhodamnia argentea isolate NSW1041297 chromosome 6, ASM2092103v1, whole genome shotgun sequence and contains:
- the LOC115734486 gene encoding probable alpha,alpha-trehalose-phosphate synthase [UDP-forming] 9 encodes the protein MASRSYMNFSDLATGDLLDIVPIPRALPRVIKVPGIISDLDGNGSPDGDSDATSSGFHERKIIVANMLPLHAKRDMETEKWSFSLDKDSILLQVKDGFSSETEILYVGSLKVEIDASEHEEVAQKLLEDFNCVPTFLPHDLQKKFYLGFCKQQLWPLFHYMLPMCADHGERFDRSLWQAYVSANKIFADKVMEIISPDDDYVWVHDYHLMVLPTFLRKRFHRVKLGFFLHSPFPSSEIYRTLPVRDEILRGLLNCDLIGFHTFDYARHFLSCCSRMLGLDYESKRGYIGLEYFGRTVYIKILPVGVHMGRLESVLNLPATSTKVKEIQEQFKGKKVIIGVDDMDIFKGISLKLLAMEQLLQQDLQLRGKIVLVQIVNPARGLGKDVQEAKKEMYLTAKRINEAYGAAGYEPVVLVDRPVPRYEKSAYYAVAECCIVNAVRDGMNLVPYKYIVCRQGTPSMEEALGITKDTPRTSMLVVSEFIGCSPSLSGAIRVNPWDIDAVADALSSAINMRSSEKQLRHEKHYKYVSTHDVAYWARSFAQDLERACQDHYKKRCWAFGLGLGFRVLSLSPSFRRLLTDHAVASYRTTNRRAIFLDYDGTVVPEASISKMPGPEILSVLNTLCNDPKNTVFIISGRGRKSLSEWLSSCKMLGIAAEHGYFIRWNNEAEWETSSLAADLDWKNTVEPIMKSYTEATDGSSIEYKESALVWHHQDADPDFGSCQAKELLGHLESVLANEPVVVKRGQQIVEVKPQGVSKGLVAEKVLMTMVNGAGPPDFVMCIGDDRSDEDMFESILSTVSGAPLSVAPEIFACTVGQKPSKAKYYLNDVGGVVQLLQGLASASCPKARYVAQSQVSFESFV